In Senegalia massiliensis, the following proteins share a genomic window:
- the mnmH gene encoding tRNA 2-selenouridine(34) synthase MnmH — translation MIKRINYKDIKNDNNIVYIDVRSPKEYEEDTIPNSINIPILNNKEREEIGYIYTQVNKDKARRLGLKYASKKLINYYDEINKIIDLNKKAVLFCYRGGMRSSSIAKVLDVLSMPIYVIDGGYKEYRNYVINNLNSYDKKFKFIVLHGYTGVGKTEALKTLELKGHEVLDLENIAQNSGSVFGNIFYKNKSSNQKKFESLLLNKFLNFKDTFIFVESESKRIGNSIMPDFLYNNIQNGYHILIQTNLNNRIKTIENDYLNNKKNNKDLVVKAIRNLKKRLGKKTTLELEKQFINGNYKYVIKELMLNYYDPLYNHSINKITEYDMVINYDDINELTKELIDFKSKLKER, via the coding sequence ATGATAAAAAGAATAAATTATAAGGATATTAAAAATGATAATAATATAGTATATATAGATGTAAGAAGTCCAAAAGAATATGAAGAAGATACTATTCCAAATTCTATTAATATACCAATTTTAAATAATAAGGAAAGAGAAGAAATAGGATATATTTATACTCAAGTTAATAAAGATAAAGCTAGAAGATTGGGATTAAAATATGCTTCTAAGAAACTAATAAATTACTATGATGAAATCAACAAAATAATAGATTTAAATAAAAAAGCAGTATTATTTTGTTATAGAGGTGGAATGAGAAGCAGCTCTATAGCTAAAGTTTTAGATGTTTTAAGTATGCCTATATATGTTATAGATGGAGGATATAAAGAATATAGAAATTATGTTATAAACAACTTAAATTCTTATGATAAAAAATTTAAGTTTATAGTACTTCATGGATATACTGGTGTAGGTAAAACAGAAGCTTTAAAAACCCTTGAATTAAAAGGACACGAAGTGCTAGACTTAGAAAATATTGCACAAAACAGTGGATCTGTTTTTGGAAATATTTTTTATAAAAATAAATCTAGTAACCAAAAAAAATTTGAATCCTTATTATTAAATAAGTTTTTAAATTTTAAGGATACCTTTATATTTGTTGAAAGTGAAAGTAAAAGAATTGGCAATTCTATTATGCCTGATTTTTTATATAATAATATTCAAAATGGATATCACATTTTAATACAAACAAATTTAAATAATAGAATAAAAACTATAGAAAATGATTATTTAAATAATAAAAAAAATAATAAGGATTTAGTTGTAAAAGCAATCAGAAACTTAAAAAAGCGCTTAGGTAAAAAAACAACTTTAGAATTAGAAAAACAATTCATTAATGGTAACTATAAATATGTAATAAAAGAATTAATGTTAAATTATTATGATCCACTTTACAATCATTCCATAAATAAAATAACTGAATATGATATGGTTATTAATTATGATGATATAAATGAATTAACAAAAGAATTAATAGATTTTAAATCTAAATTAAAGGAGAGATAA
- the rimO gene encoding 30S ribosomal protein S12 methylthiotransferase RimO, whose translation MSKNIAIISLGCSKNLVDSELIIGSLNEEGYSIVNELENANIIIVNTCGFIDAAKEESIDTILEMAEYKKHGKCNMLIVAGCLSERYKKILIDEIPEIDALVGTGNIKDISYIIKNYNDKKIIKVGNIDNKYLEENPRIPLEPGVTSYIKISEGCDNYCTYCIIPKLRGKYKSRKMDSVIKEAKELVKRGTREIILIAQDTTKYGIDLYGKYKLPELLDELNKIENLKWIRILYMYPETFSNDLINSINNNEKVLKYVDIPIQHISNNILKRMNRNTDKESIKQLINNLRTKIPKIVIRTTLMVGFPGETKDDFNELYDFVKNIKIDRLGVFTYSDQEGTAANNFKDQIDESVKLERKNILMELQQQISQKLLHEKINKNYEVLIEENLENENLLIGRTYMDTPEIDGCVYITSDPQKNIDIGEFVRVNIKDSFEYDLKGEILDEFSK comes from the coding sequence ATGTCAAAAAATATAGCAATTATATCCCTAGGTTGTTCAAAGAATTTAGTGGACTCAGAACTAATAATAGGTTCATTGAATGAGGAAGGATACAGTATTGTTAATGAACTAGAGAATGCAAATATTATTATAGTTAATACTTGTGGATTTATCGATGCTGCTAAAGAAGAATCAATAGACACAATTTTAGAGATGGCTGAATATAAAAAACATGGTAAATGCAATATGTTAATTGTAGCGGGATGTTTAAGTGAAAGATATAAAAAAATACTCATTGATGAAATACCAGAGATTGATGCTTTAGTAGGTACTGGAAATATAAAAGATATTTCATATATTATAAAAAATTATAATGACAAAAAAATAATTAAAGTAGGGAATATTGATAACAAGTACTTAGAAGAAAATCCAAGAATACCTTTAGAGCCTGGCGTAACATCCTATATAAAAATATCAGAAGGATGTGATAATTATTGTACTTATTGTATTATTCCAAAACTAAGAGGAAAATATAAAAGTAGAAAAATGGATTCAGTAATAAAAGAAGCAAAAGAATTAGTAAAAAGGGGTACAAGAGAGATAATATTAATTGCTCAAGATACTACTAAATATGGAATTGATTTATATGGTAAATATAAATTACCTGAGTTATTAGATGAATTAAATAAAATTGAAAACTTAAAATGGATAAGAATATTATATATGTATCCTGAAACTTTTTCTAATGACCTAATAAACTCAATAAATAATAATGAGAAAGTTTTAAAATATGTTGATATTCCTATTCAACACATAAGTAATAATATTTTAAAAAGAATGAATAGAAATACAGATAAAGAGTCTATTAAACAACTGATAAATAATTTAAGAACAAAAATTCCTAAGATAGTAATTAGAACTACATTAATGGTAGGTTTTCCAGGTGAAACTAAAGATGACTTTAATGAACTATATGATTTTGTCAAAAATATAAAAATTGATCGTTTAGGAGTATTTACATACTCTGACCAAGAAGGAACTGCAGCAAATAATTTTAAAGATCAAATAGATGAATCAGTAAAACTTGAAAGAAAAAATATTTTAATGGAACTGCAGCAACAAATATCTCAAAAATTATTACATGAAAAAATAAATAAAAATTATGAAGTATTGATAGAAGAAAATTTAGAAAATGAAAATCTTCTTATAGGTAGAACATATATGGATACTCCAGAAATAGATGGATGTGTATATATAACTTCAGACCCTCAAAAAAACATTGATATAGGAGAATTTGTAAGAGTTAATATAAAAGATAGTTTTGAATATGATTTAAAAGGAGAGATTTTAGATGAATTTAGCAAATAA
- a CDS encoding ATPase, whose amino-acid sequence MLSMIELDNNIKKLRDIYSSEKGKKDAIEQEILDKTTKISTLDNDIDVLEKTNILLQRTSEYAREQSKYQIENLVTNCLQYIFDENMEFKIEINEAYGKPNAEFYVITNGVETIKTKPEDSRGGGIIDIISLALRISFLQIHNPKVFGPLILDEPAKHVSEEFIFNVSEFLKQISEMFNRQIIMVTHNNHLASIADLAYRVELNGITSVVEKVEN is encoded by the coding sequence ATGTTATCTATGATAGAGCTTGATAATAATATAAAAAAATTAAGAGATATCTATTCTTCTGAAAAAGGAAAAAAAGATGCAATAGAACAAGAAATACTAGATAAAACAACTAAAATAAGTACACTAGATAATGATATAGATGTATTAGAAAAAACTAATATATTGCTACAAAGAACTAGTGAATATGCTCGTGAACAATCTAAATATCAAATAGAAAATTTAGTAACTAATTGTTTACAGTATATCTTTGACGAAAATATGGAATTTAAAATAGAAATTAATGAAGCTTATGGTAAACCTAATGCAGAATTTTATGTTATAACAAATGGAGTAGAAACCATAAAAACGAAACCAGAAGATTCAAGAGGTGGTGGGATAATAGATATAATTTCTCTCGCTTTAAGAATCTCTTTTTTACAAATTCATAATCCTAAAGTATTTGGGCCTTTAATATTAGATGAGCCTGCAAAACATGTTAGCGAAGAATTTATTTTTAATGTTTCAGAATTCTTAAAGCAAATATCTGAAATGTTTAATAGACAAATAATAATGGTAACTCATAATAATCATTTAGCATCTATAGCTGATTTAGCCTATAGAGTAGAGTTAAATGGGATAACAAGTGTTGTAGAAAAAGTAGAAAATTAA
- the recA gene encoding recombinase RecA, with the protein MMEKKKALEMAINQIEKQFGKGSIMMLGEEANLNIESISTGSLELDIALGIGGLPKGRVIEIYGPESSGKTTVALHAVAEAQKKGGTAAFIDAEHALDPAYAKNLGVDVENLIVSQPDTGEQALEIAEALVRSGAVDIVVVDSVAALVPKAEIEGEMGASHVGLQARLMSQALRKLAGAIKKSNTIAIFINQLREKVGVMFGNPETTPGGRALKFYASVRLDVRRIETLKQGDNMIGNRTRVKIVKNKVAPPFKKAEFDIMYGEGISKEGNILDVAVSADIINKAGSWYSYGDQRLGQGRENAKDYLKENPETSEEIEKRVREYYGLIEDNSEEVDKEKDKDKKTKKK; encoded by the coding sequence ATGATGGAAAAAAAGAAAGCTTTAGAAATGGCAATTAATCAAATTGAAAAGCAATTTGGAAAAGGATCAATTATGATGTTAGGAGAAGAGGCTAACCTTAATATTGAATCTATTTCTACTGGTTCTTTAGAACTAGATATAGCATTAGGTATAGGAGGATTACCTAAAGGAAGAGTAATCGAAATATATGGTCCTGAATCTTCTGGTAAAACTACAGTTGCATTACATGCTGTGGCTGAGGCACAAAAAAAAGGAGGTACAGCTGCATTTATAGATGCTGAACATGCTTTAGATCCTGCTTATGCTAAAAATTTAGGAGTAGATGTGGAAAATTTAATTGTTTCACAACCAGATACAGGAGAACAAGCGCTTGAGATAGCAGAAGCATTAGTAAGAAGTGGAGCTGTTGATATAGTTGTTGTGGATTCTGTTGCTGCACTAGTTCCTAAGGCAGAGATAGAAGGAGAAATGGGTGCTAGTCATGTAGGGCTACAAGCTAGACTTATGTCTCAAGCTCTAAGAAAGTTGGCTGGAGCAATAAAAAAATCAAATACTATTGCTATATTTATAAATCAATTAAGGGAAAAGGTAGGAGTTATGTTTGGAAATCCTGAAACAACTCCTGGAGGTAGAGCACTTAAGTTCTATGCATCTGTTAGATTAGATGTTAGAAGAATCGAAACATTAAAACAAGGCGATAATATGATCGGTAACAGAACAAGAGTAAAAATAGTAAAAAACAAAGTTGCTCCACCTTTTAAAAAAGCTGAATTTGATATTATGTATGGTGAAGGAATATCTAAAGAAGGAAATATTTTAGATGTTGCTGTATCTGCTGACATTATTAATAAAGCTGGTTCTTGGTATAGTTATGGAGATCAAAGACTAGGTCAAGGTAGAGAAAATGCAAAAGATTATCTAAAAGAAAACCCTGAAACATCGGAAGAAATTGAAAAAAGAGTACGTGAATACTATGGTTTAATTGAAGATAATTCTGAAGAAGTAGATAAAGAAAAAGATAAAGATAAAAAAACTAAGAAAAAATAA
- a CDS encoding competence/damage-inducible protein A, translating to MDSIIINIGDEILDGDILNTNAQYISRNLKDINISVKRNHVIKDEISSIVEITKKSLKDSDIVIITGGLGPTDDDITREAVSKALNYNLYLDKILLQDLELIFSKNNYIMTKNNIKQAYRIENATIIPNEKGTAPGMFIKKNNKYIFLLPGPPKELKPMFDRIVEKYLQNLSKKKIYSKIIKTIGIGESQLEEKIKPYFNDNIKIGTYAYNGIVDIKVTSYNNILSNAKENVDKFVENINIEKFIWGYNDDTLEKIVFNLLKKHKLKIGFAESLTGGLISSNLTKLSGISEVFPLSLITYSNESKINLLDVKKLTLQNHGAVSEKVALEMCTGLINKYGLDISLSVTGIAGPTGNTKNKPIGLVYIGIADKNNDICKKIILNGDRIHIQNKTSLYAFNELRKFLIKKYE from the coding sequence ATGGATTCTATTATTATAAATATAGGCGATGAAATACTAGATGGTGATATATTAAATACAAATGCTCAATATATATCTAGAAACTTAAAAGATATAAATATATCAGTAAAAAGAAATCACGTTATTAAAGATGAGATTAGTTCAATTGTTGAGATAACTAAAAAATCATTAAAAGATTCTGATATAGTAATCATAACAGGAGGCTTAGGCCCAACTGATGATGATATTACTAGAGAAGCTGTTTCAAAAGCTTTAAATTATAATTTATATTTAGATAAAATTCTATTACAAGATTTAGAATTAATATTTAGCAAAAATAACTATATCATGACAAAAAACAACATAAAACAAGCTTACAGAATTGAAAATGCTACTATAATCCCAAATGAAAAAGGTACTGCACCTGGTATGTTTATTAAAAAAAATAATAAATATATTTTTTTACTACCTGGGCCACCTAAAGAATTAAAACCTATGTTTGATAGAATAGTTGAGAAATATTTGCAAAACTTATCTAAGAAAAAAATATATAGTAAAATTATTAAAACAATAGGAATTGGAGAATCTCAATTAGAAGAAAAAATAAAACCCTATTTTAACGATAATATTAAAATAGGAACATATGCATATAATGGTATCGTTGATATAAAAGTTACATCGTATAACAACATACTGTCTAATGCCAAAGAAAATGTAGACAAATTTGTAGAGAATATAAATATTGAAAAATTTATATGGGGATATAATGATGATACTTTAGAAAAGATAGTTTTTAATTTATTAAAAAAACATAAATTAAAAATTGGGTTTGCTGAGTCATTAACAGGAGGATTAATAAGTAGTAATCTTACAAAATTATCAGGAATATCAGAAGTATTTCCTTTAAGCTTAATAACTTATAGTAATGAATCTAAAATCAACTTATTAGATGTAAAAAAATTAACTTTACAAAACCATGGTGCTGTAAGTGAAAAAGTAGCTTTAGAAATGTGTACAGGATTAATAAATAAATATGGACTAGATATTTCTCTTTCAGTTACTGGCATAGCAGGTCCTACTGGTAATACAAAAAATAAACCTATAGGACTTGTATACATAGGTATTGCTGATAAAAATAATGATATTTGCAAAAAAATTATTTTAAATGGAGATAGAATTCATATACAAAATAAGACTAGCTTATATGCATTCAATGAATTAAGAAAATTTCTAATAAAAAAATATGAATAA
- a CDS encoding FtsK/SpoIIIE family DNA translocase, giving the protein MSTKSKKNKRNRKSHNTQINKEVIGILIISFSILLLYSMNTNSKGIIAKFIGNKTWQLIGSGGYIFPYLIMIIGVLYLINKLEIYKTQKNIFIIIAFITLITLFDIKFLPTIEGLNISDRIKVSIEGSMLPFHRSGGIIGSIFAYLFLKLFGKIGSYLILFTLLIIFVLSITNISIVELLYKVIGFSKSNIEKLVQKLTKYKNNKKNNNKTKSKHKPKVINDNKIDTKKEKNINNKIKILDYTKNEYKKEKNINDSPKTKDDNKSIKDDTNSENPTNNIKISDTQYNEYDFPSLNILKKSNIIQDKKENKAVLNNAKKLENILGNFGISAEVTQISKGPTITRYELQPAPGIKVSRIVNLSDDLALGLASSDIRIEAPIPGKAAIGIEVPNNDKSNVNLRDVLESNEYKNINTKLAFALGKDIAGKPIVANIEKMPHLLIAGATGSGKSVCINTLITSILYKSKPDEVKLLMIDPKVVELSIYNGIPHLLIPVVTDPKKASFALNWAVQEMNKRYSLFAENSVRDIKSYNEKTKENENINKLPQIVVIIDELADLMMVSPGEVEDSICRLAQMARAAGIHLIVATQRPSVDIITGTIKANIPSRISFAVSSQADSRTILDMGGAEKLLGKGDMLFYPVGASKPKRLQGAYIDEKEVENIVTFLKKENKTDYQEEIIDNIEKDVNTIFDDSDELLPAAIDLVIDEGQASISYLQRKLKIGYSRAARIVDEMEERGIVGPHEGSKPRKVLVTKEDIES; this is encoded by the coding sequence ATGAGTACAAAGTCAAAAAAAAACAAAAGAAATAGAAAATCTCATAATACTCAAATTAATAAAGAAGTTATAGGAATATTAATAATATCTTTTTCTATATTACTATTATATAGCATGAATACTAATTCAAAAGGTATAATTGCTAAATTTATTGGAAATAAAACTTGGCAACTTATAGGCTCAGGTGGTTACATATTCCCTTATTTAATTATGATTATAGGAGTATTATATTTAATAAACAAATTAGAAATTTATAAAACCCAAAAAAATATATTTATAATTATTGCATTTATAACCTTAATTACATTATTTGATATAAAATTTTTACCAACAATAGAAGGATTAAATATATCTGATAGAATTAAAGTCTCTATAGAAGGTTCCATGTTACCCTTTCATAGAAGCGGAGGAATTATTGGATCTATATTTGCCTATTTATTCCTAAAATTATTTGGAAAAATTGGATCATATTTAATATTATTTACACTATTAATAATATTTGTACTTAGTATTACTAATATAAGTATAGTTGAATTATTATATAAAGTAATAGGATTTAGTAAAAGTAATATTGAAAAATTAGTTCAAAAGTTAACGAAATATAAAAATAACAAAAAAAATAATAATAAAACTAAATCGAAACATAAACCTAAAGTTATAAATGATAATAAAATAGATACTAAAAAAGAAAAAAATATAAATAACAAAATAAAGATACTAGATTATACAAAAAATGAATACAAAAAAGAAAAAAATATTAATGACTCACCTAAAACTAAAGATGATAATAAATCTATAAAAGATGATACTAATAGTGAAAATCCTACTAATAATATAAAAATATCTGACACTCAATATAATGAGTATGATTTTCCATCATTAAATATTTTGAAAAAAAGTAATATAATACAAGATAAAAAAGAAAATAAAGCTGTTCTAAATAATGCTAAGAAATTAGAAAATATTTTAGGTAATTTTGGGATTTCTGCAGAAGTTACACAAATAAGCAAAGGTCCCACTATAACTAGATATGAACTACAACCCGCACCTGGAATAAAAGTAAGTAGAATTGTTAATTTATCTGATGATTTAGCTTTAGGATTAGCTTCTTCTGATATTAGAATAGAAGCTCCTATACCTGGAAAAGCTGCTATAGGAATTGAAGTACCTAATAACGATAAATCTAATGTTAACTTAAGAGATGTACTAGAATCAAATGAATATAAAAATATTAATACTAAATTAGCATTTGCATTAGGAAAAGATATTGCAGGTAAACCCATTGTAGCAAATATAGAAAAAATGCCACATTTACTTATAGCAGGGGCCACAGGCTCTGGTAAGTCTGTTTGTATAAATACTCTAATAACTAGCATACTTTATAAATCAAAGCCCGATGAAGTAAAATTATTGATGATAGATCCTAAAGTAGTTGAACTGAGTATATATAATGGTATACCACATCTTCTTATACCAGTTGTTACAGATCCTAAAAAAGCATCTTTTGCTTTGAACTGGGCTGTTCAAGAAATGAATAAAAGATATAGCTTATTTGCCGAAAATAGCGTTAGAGATATAAAAAGTTATAATGAAAAAACTAAAGAAAATGAAAATATTAATAAATTGCCACAAATAGTAGTTATAATTGATGAATTAGCTGATTTAATGATGGTTTCACCTGGTGAAGTAGAAGATAGTATATGTAGATTAGCTCAAATGGCTAGAGCTGCAGGAATCCACTTAATTGTAGCTACTCAAAGACCTTCCGTAGATATTATCACTGGGACAATAAAAGCAAATATTCCTTCTAGAATATCATTTGCTGTTTCATCTCAAGCTGATTCAAGAACTATACTAGACATGGGTGGAGCAGAAAAATTATTAGGAAAAGGAGATATGCTCTTTTATCCTGTAGGTGCATCTAAACCAAAAAGATTACAAGGTGCATATATTGATGAAAAAGAAGTGGAAAATATTGTAACTTTCTTAAAGAAAGAAAATAAAACAGATTATCAAGAGGAAATAATTGATAATATTGAAAAAGATGTAAATACTATATTTGATGATTCTGATGAATTATTACCTGCTGCTATTGATTTAGTAATAGATGAAGGACAGGCTTCTATTTCATACTTACAAAGAAAATTAAAAATTGGTTATTCTAGGGCTGCTAGAATTGTTGATGAAATGGAAGAAAGAGGTATTGTTGGCCCTCATGAAGGGAGTAAGCCAAGAAAAGTATTAGTTACAAAAGAGGATATAGAAAGTTAA
- a CDS encoding AAA family ATPase, which translates to MKYITNIEINNFQSHKNTNINLENGLNVIVGPSDQGKTAIIRSIKWALYNEPLGTFFIRHKEKEASVTLTFNTGEKIKRLRSDTKNIYVYIDSENNREVYEGFGHSVPIDIKEKINIKKIYLNDKESNAINIGEQLEGPFLISEKNSTRANAIGRLVGVHVVDKAVKNTMKDARNLTIKRKSLKEDIEILEQKLNEYSYLDELESNLIKLETLKDIIQYKQNLLDKLKDINDKYKKYNELITKYKSILSNLNNLDKLDNLLNELNKYFFNFKILSKLKEKHKNINMDIFKNKSILDNLQHINISMDLLNSLDMKIIKYNKLLNLNRKYNLLVDNINKSQVLIIKFQDIDYLFSLCEEIKLINNSLTLLNNLKTSYNKVVNSINKGEKYTNKFNDIELVNSIYEKIYEKQKEFSYMQTISKKINKLSIEKRNASLEIKNETHKINILLDKYKTLLKHIEKCPLCFSSITNEDLNKIIENLS; encoded by the coding sequence ATGAAATATATAACTAATATAGAAATAAATAATTTTCAATCCCATAAAAATACCAATATTAATCTTGAAAATGGTTTGAATGTAATAGTAGGTCCATCAGACCAAGGTAAAACTGCAATAATAAGATCTATAAAATGGGCACTATATAATGAGCCTCTTGGAACTTTTTTTATAAGACATAAGGAAAAAGAAGCATCTGTAACATTAACATTTAATACTGGTGAAAAAATTAAACGTCTTAGATCAGATACTAAAAATATATATGTATATATAGATTCTGAAAATAATCGGGAAGTTTATGAAGGTTTTGGACATAGTGTACCTATTGACATAAAAGAAAAAATAAATATAAAGAAGATATATTTAAATGATAAAGAATCAAATGCTATAAATATAGGAGAACAATTAGAAGGACCCTTTCTAATATCTGAAAAAAACTCTACAAGAGCAAATGCTATTGGAAGATTAGTAGGAGTTCATGTAGTAGATAAAGCAGTAAAAAACACTATGAAAGATGCTAGAAATTTAACTATAAAACGTAAATCTTTAAAAGAGGATATAGAAATATTAGAACAAAAACTAAATGAATATTCTTATTTAGATGAGTTAGAAAGTAATTTAATTAAATTAGAAACTTTAAAGGATATAATTCAGTATAAGCAAAATTTATTAGACAAGTTAAAAGATATAAATGATAAATACAAAAAATACAATGAATTAATAACTAAATATAAAAGTATATTGTCCAATTTAAATAATTTAGATAAATTAGACAATTTATTAAATGAACTCAATAAATATTTTTTTAATTTTAAAATTCTTTCCAAATTAAAAGAAAAGCATAAAAATATTAATATGGATATATTTAAAAATAAATCTATTTTAGACAATTTACAGCATATAAATATATCTATGGACTTATTGAATAGTTTAGATATGAAAATAATTAAGTATAATAAATTACTAAACTTAAATAGAAAATATAACTTATTAGTAGATAATATAAACAAATCACAAGTTTTAATAATAAAATTTCAAGATATAGATTATTTATTTAGTTTATGTGAAGAAATTAAATTAATAAATAATAGTTTAACATTATTAAATAATTTAAAAACATCATATAATAAAGTAGTTAATAGTATTAATAAAGGAGAAAAGTATACTAATAAATTTAATGATATAGAATTAGTAAATAGTATATATGAAAAAATATATGAAAAACAAAAAGAATTTTCATATATGCAAACTATCTCAAAAAAAATAAATAAGTTAAGTATAGAAAAAAGAAATGCTAGTTTAGAAATCAAAAATGAAACACATAAAATAAATATATTATTGGATAAATATAAAACTTTACTCAAACACATTGAAAAATGTCCACTTTGTTTTAGTTCAATTACAAATGAAGATTTAAATAAAATAATTGAAAATTTATCTTAA
- the pgsA gene encoding CDP-diacylglycerol--glycerol-3-phosphate 3-phosphatidyltransferase, with amino-acid sequence MNLANKLTLFRIFLVPVFMIFLLGDNIPNGRIISAFIFIVAALTDMLDGHIARSRNLITKFGKFMDPLADKLLVSSALISLTELGIIPAWMVIVIIAREFAITGLRTLGASEGITIAASKWGKVKTITQLIAITSILIENFPFNYLNFPFDKIMLYLAVIFTIISGIDYIYKNINLLKIQN; translated from the coding sequence ATGAATTTAGCAAATAAACTTACATTGTTTAGAATTTTTTTAGTACCAGTCTTTATGATATTTTTATTAGGTGATAACATTCCAAATGGTAGGATCATATCAGCATTCATATTTATTGTTGCTGCATTAACAGATATGTTAGATGGACATATAGCAAGAAGTAGAAATTTAATTACAAAATTTGGAAAATTCATGGACCCTCTTGCAGATAAGCTCTTAGTTTCCTCTGCTTTAATATCTTTAACCGAGTTAGGAATTATACCTGCTTGGATGGTAATAGTTATAATTGCACGAGAGTTTGCTATAACAGGACTAAGAACCCTTGGTGCATCAGAAGGGATTACTATTGCAGCTAGTAAGTGGGGTAAAGTAAAAACTATAACACAACTAATTGCTATAACAAGTATTTTAATAGAAAATTTCCCTTTTAATTATTTAAATTTTCCTTTTGATAAAATAATGTTATATTTAGCTGTAATATTCACTATAATTTCTGGTATAGATTATATTTACAAAAATATTAATTTGTTGAAAATACAAAATTAA
- a CDS encoding metallophosphoesterase family protein — protein MKILYFTDTHIRGTTPKNRKDNFLDTLENKFNELVKVIEDNDIDYVLHGGDLFDRPDISPSIVRKFAMILNKIKIPIYSIAGNHDIYGHNPNTINRTMLGLFDGIGILNLINENDSIVIEKNNLKVQITGSPYKYGIDSSDDKSMYLLDKRNESVDFAIHLTHGMLLDKPFIKGVPHTLIDDIIHTKADITLCAHYHSGFGIKEYDNKYFINPGSLVRITNSLKEIDRMPRAVIIDLNNKTINLDFYYLETAQKGEDVLDRSIVEKNIFRSEKIVQFKQSIDSSQDFDKLNINHILDNLMNTENIDENIKKEAIKRIEYAQIELSGEDD, from the coding sequence TTGAAAATTTTATATTTTACTGATACCCATATAAGAGGTACTACACCTAAAAATAGAAAAGATAACTTTTTAGATACATTAGAAAATAAATTTAATGAATTAGTAAAGGTCATTGAAGATAACGACATAGATTATGTTTTACATGGTGGTGATTTATTTGATAGACCAGATATATCTCCTTCTATTGTAAGAAAGTTTGCAATGATATTAAATAAAATAAAGATTCCAATATATTCCATCGCAGGTAACCATGATATATATGGTCATAATCCAAACACTATAAATAGGACTATGTTAGGCTTGTTTGATGGCATAGGAATTCTAAATCTTATAAATGAAAATGATAGCATAGTTATTGAAAAAAATAACCTTAAAGTTCAAATTACTGGTAGTCCATATAAATATGGGATAGATTCAAGTGATGATAAATCTATGTATTTATTAGATAAAAGAAATGAGTCTGTAGATTTTGCAATACATTTAACTCATGGAATGCTATTAGATAAACCTTTTATTAAAGGAGTTCCTCATACATTAATTGATGATATTATACATACCAAAGCAGATATCACTTTATGTGCTCATTATCATTCCGGGTTTGGAATAAAGGAGTATGATAATAAATACTTTATCAATCCAGGAAGTCTTGTAAGGATAACTAATAGCTTAAAAGAAATAGATAGAATGCCTAGAGCAGTTATAATTGATCTAAATAATAAAACTATAAATTTAGATTTTTATTATTTAGAAACAGCTCAAAAGGGTGAAGATGTATTAGATAGAAGTATTGTTGAGAAAAATATTTTTAGAAGTGAAAAGATAGTACAATTTAAACAATCAATAGATTCTTCTCAAGATTTTGATAAATTAAATATAAACCATATATTAGATAATCTAATGAACACAGAAAATATTGATGAAAACATAAAAAAAGAAGCAATAAAAAGAATTGAATATGCTCAAATAGAACTAAGTGGAGAAGATGATTAA